DNA from Mobula hypostoma chromosome 4, sMobHyp1.1, whole genome shotgun sequence:
TTGAAAATAATCTCCTTTATGATACTCAACTCTTCTAGTGATCAATCCTTCAAAGCCCTCTAGGTTAGAgaattccagatattcaccactgtctgcaagAAAAGAATTCTCTACTTCCCTCAATTTTACATGTCTGTCTTCTCAACTTGTAGCTGTTTGCTCTCATATTGCTcatacacccccccccacccaaactcATGGAAGCATCTCAACATTTAATCTATTAGTCCAGGGAATGTGGATCTGTGTTCTTTTTAGCTGTTCATGAATGGACAACCCTTACATCCCAGAAATCAGCCTGGTGAATCTCTGCTGGGCTGCCTTCAAAGTGTTTGTCTATTCTTTCTcaaataaggggaccaaaactgtacacagtactccagtcaTAACCTCCGCAATGTCCTGTACAATTTTAACAGTATTTCTCTATTTCTATTCTCCAAATTCTTTGCAGTTAACCTCAATAAAGCACTTGCCACCTTACTACTGGCAATGCTTGCTATTACTACTAGCTATTGATGTTTCATGCACAGGAGAACCTAGAGCTTTCTTTTCTCTGATGATTTTCAGTTTTTCTCCATTTAAGTAATAGCTTGTCTTTTGATTACTTCTAATGAAGTACATGACCTCAGAGTTTGTTATATTAAACCCCATTTGTCAAGCTTTTGCTCAGTCACTGATCTTAGCCATATCCATTTGTAGAGTCAGAATCCAAATATATACTGTCTTCCTATTTTTTTTGTCTTCAGCAAATTTGGATTCCGACATCTTGTCTTCTCCAGTTCATTAATATAGATAGTATATAGTTGAGGTCCAGGAACTGACCTTTGGGTCAGTCCCCTCATAATATCCTTCTGGCCTGCAAAAGATCTATTTCCTCTGAGCTCTTGCCTTGTGTGTACCaaccttttatgtggcaccttatcaaataccttctggaaatccaaataaattaCACCCAAAAGTTTCCCTCTGTGATCTCTACTTACCATATCCTTAAAGAACATAAGGAACTTCATCAAaagtgattttcctttcagaaaaccatgttgactggTTTAATTGCATTAAATATCTCTGAATGTTATTCAGGCTATTCTTTCCTTGATCAGAAGACTCCAGATGTTAAGCCAATTGGCCTATAATTCCTGCTTATTGCATTTTGACCAAGGAAATCACATTTCCTGTTTTCCAAACCATGGAATCTTTCTGAGACTCTGAAACCTCAACAATGATTCTACTACCTCTGCAGGAATTGGGTCCTGGTTCCTTGATCTCCTTTATTCCTATTACATTTTTCAATACCTTGTCCCTGTTAGTAATAGCAATTGTTAAAGATTCAAGCTATCTGAAAATAGCTTATCATTATCTTTGGGTTATTTGCAGTGTGCTCCACTTATATTGTTTTGaattatctgccatttccttgtttgcCATTATTAATTCCCCAATCTCTTCCTCTAGGGGTCCCACACTTAACTTAGCTATGGTATTTTTTATATATCTATAGATGCTCTTAATGTTTATTTTGATATTGGCAGTTTTAAACTATGCTTCAGCTTTAAATTTAACATTTTCTTtgatttcctcccctccccacccttgtTAAAAGCAGATGGTTTATTGAGATTTCTCATTGAGTACCTGATTCTAATTGGGTTGGTTACCGCCAAGCTTTTTGAAAAGACAATGGCTGATATTTAGGTGGCTCATCCATTGACCTTTCTTTTAGTCTGTTCTTTAGGACACTCTACATAACTTCAGACTTTAATAATTAGACTTATTTAAGCTGTGTACCTGAGTGTTTATCCTCAAACTACATTTGGAATTCTACCATGCTGTAACCACTGTCTAGAAGATCACTAACTACAGGAGCTTTTACTAATTCTTTGTCATTACATCACTCAAACTAAAATAGCTTATTCCCAGGTAGGTTCTGCAACATTGCTCTGAAAAGCAGTCTCtggtgcattccacagattcctctTCCAGTTTGATAAGTCCAATCAACATGcaaattaaaatcacctatgaTAATTGTAGTTCCCTAACTGCATGCCTCAGATGTTCCTATGTTACTATTCACTGCTATCTTCCTTAATTACCTTTGGTaccccaccaccttccccctctttCTTTTATTGTGTAACATCTTTTTTGTATCCTTGTTTTGTTCCTATTCGGTCCACATTCTTTTCTTATTTCTTTCTTGTGCTTTTAACCTTATTGTGCCATACTTTTTTTCTTGTATTATTAAAGTTGGAGCATTGCGTTCTTTTTATAATCTGTTATCCAGGCAAATTTATTTTTCttacaagatttttaaaaattaatcgtACTATGAATTTATTGAAATTAGTATCTTCTTCACGGGAATCTAATGAATGTGGCCGAAGTAGTCAAAATATTCATAACTGATAATTCCAGCCATTAAAAATTTAGAGATTTAATCTTCCATCAGATGTAGGCATCTGTGACAAGGCCTACATTTCTTGCTGAACCATTATTACTATTGTACTGGTAGCCCTAGGTGATTTAGAGATGCAGAAGTGTTAAATCCCCCATTTTGACTAGGATGAGTATGGATGACGAGTTCCCTTCCTTAAGAGATATTAATGAACTAAATAAATGTTTACGACAATCCATTAGTTTTATGGTCATTCCAGTATTTTATTCCAAAATATAATTTGTAGTGGAATAGTAAAATTTGAATTATGGACCATGCACCTGGAATGCTATTCCAATAACTTAATCTCAGTTCTAACATTACCTGTGGCTTGAACGCTTTCCAGTTGCCTATTTCAATTACGGTATGTCAGATGCTTAACTTAAATCTTTTGTGTATTATTGGGTTAATTTTACTTGTGAGAAAACATTTCTAATTTCACTCATGGTTAAGAATTTTGTGGGTATACTTGACTTCCCATTACAATTCAAATAAATCCAGATCAGATGTGTAGTTAGTTGTGTTTAAAGGCGCATCTGAACAAACTATGAAATTGCCCTCTTCATGCTCATTCTAATTCTGCAAGTTGTAGGTTTATATTTAACATAAGCATCTTTGCTTGTCAGTTATATTTTTAGTCATTTTAATATTAATTACCATATTTGGAGGAATTAATTGACTGTTGAAAGTTGACTGAGGATAGTAGAACATTTAATAGGAATCTTTGAGTTTTATAATAAAATGAGTGTATTTGTGTAAATTAATTTGAATATTGCAGACTTGGGGAAATTTAACAAAATCCTGATCAAGGCATATGCTACTTTGGTAAATGGTTATACACTTATTCAGATTTGAGCTATGTATAATTCTTGCTTTAATTAATTCTAAAGGTTCTTTCTAGAATTATATATTTTCTGTTGTTTAGCAAATAAGGGGAATCTGCCTGAATTAACATTAGCTCAGAAGAACAAGCTGAAACATCTCACCATAGTAAGCTTGGCTGCAAGAATGAAGGTACTTAAGATTTTGTTTGCACATACATGCTAGGTGTCCAGGATGCATTGTcatgttgtgattttttttaatgttttaatttgGTTTAGTTTTGTAGCTAGCATGGTTTTGTTAAGAGCCCAACTGAATGTGTGTATatggtttatatatttttttatatttaactTGGCTAGCAATTATACTCATCTTTTCGAGCGACAATAAGTGAATACAAACTGCATGGAAACCCACTTCTAATATTTGCTTGCTTCTGATTTGGAGATTTTGGCTGTTTTTATAGTCGAATCTGATGGGCCTAAGAGACAATAGTTGCTCTTTCATACTTATGAGAAGCTTAAAAATTAGTTTCCTCTCCATCTCATCTGTTCCCCAGAACAAATGTGGTTGGATATGTTGTGTGACCTTTATAAAATTATCATTTGACTAGCTACTGGTTAGCTGGTAAATAAATGATTTCTTGAAGATTTTCTTATTATTCCTTGTTAAGGTTTCTTATACTGACACAGTTGGATCGTAGTAGCCCTTATTTTTGTTTCTTATTTATTGTATTGAATATCCAGAGAAAGATTATGCAGAGTGCAAGCTAGCCATTTCCATTTCACCTCTTGGGTTTAGCTTTGAACACAATTGAAATTGATGTGACCGAAAATCTTACTTGATTCCTGCCTTTTAAATATTACATGAAATTGTGTTGGTTGATTTTTAAACCCAGTTCATAATGCTAATGGGTGACAATTCAAGGCAGTTTTAACTAATTAACATGATTTTTGAAGGGAGGAGTGTAAAATTATTGCGTGATACTTTTTTCAAGTTGGGATCAGATACATTATTAAGAAGGAATAAAAGATACTTTAGCATCTAATATATGTTGATCGGGTAATACCAGACACTGAATGTTCACAAATTAATCTCTTAATAACTTTATCTTGGGCTAGAAAAAAATTGTAATATCCTTTATGTGTGTAACAACACTAATGCTTGAGGGtttggatttttttaaaatcctaaGTGTTTTGAAGTTGCTTATATTTGAAATAATGGATAGAATAGTCCATAGACAGTCAAATCTATTCCAACATTCAGTAAGTTACTAttattcagaaacagctctactttCCTATTCTGGATCTttcctttcattcccaagataaCCAGAAGAAAATGAGGTGTCTTGAATATGTTCAAAAAAAATAAGAATGTACATGCCTCTAGGTTAGAAAATTTGCATTTACACACTTCTTACTGAAGAAATAGCTTCTCAACTCAATCTGACTGCTTAGCTTAAGATAACTTCCTTTATTTCTAGATGCTTTATAATCAGGGTAAAGAGCATGTTAATACATTTTAATGAgaccacctttcattcctctagaCTGGAGAGTTATAAGCCCTCAGTCTCTTGTGGGAGACCTGTCTGTCTCATGCTAGGAACCAAACAAATGAAAATCTCAATCTTCTGGAGGGTATATGGAATAGATTTTTGTATTTAAATGCGAATATAATAATCGCTTTTTGTCACAACTTATTTTCCTTCCAGCAATTCTGAATTTCTCATTTAATTCCTACATTTGTCATTCATATTTGTCAGAGTGTTGCAATGTCACTGGtgttaagatttttaaaaaagctttaaaGATCTcaaataaggcaaaaaaaaatgggAATTGTTATTTCAATAAATTGTTTGAGAACTTTTAAGTGTTTTCCTTTCAATAATTGAATAAGTTTATTCACTGGAGCTGTTCACCTGATAATATATGAGAACAGCTTATTCACTAACTTGAGACTGCTGTTCCACTAAAGTTCATTCATCTATGACTTTGCATTTTGAGAGcaataataaatacatattttAGATATGTTGTGACAGTTCATTGAAACAGAAAGACAAAAGCTAGTATTGTTTTCAGTCTTGATAAGATGATTTTAGAAGTGGTGGATGGAAATACCCTTTGCATTTATTATATTTTGTATTTagttatatatattaaaataacacaCTAATTTTCATGGAGGTGCTCACAATTACTTCAAAACTTTGCAGTGCATTCCTTATTCCATGCTTCTGAAAGACCTTGATATAAAAAATCTCAGAGAACTGGAGGATTTAATTATTGAAGCAATTTATACAGATATAATACAAGGCAAACTTGATCAGCGCAATCAGCTACTAGAGGTTGACTTTTGCATCGGCAGAGATCTCCAAAAGCAAGACATCAGCAACATTGTTAAAACTCTTCATGAATGGTAAGTATTTTTCTGAAAAATGAATAATATTTTGTAATTATTATTATATAAGAAAATGTTGTGGAACAATTGGAAAACCCCTTAGGATATGTTAGTACCTTAATGAAACATCCTTGCAGTCATGAAGTTTATTTCCCATGCCTGCTGATCTAGAGATGGACACATGAAGCTTAGGCCATGGAATATTATGTTCTTGTGCAAAGTGAAGTGTACGCTTGATCCAGAGTCTCCAACTTTCTTTCATTCTCCTTCCCATAAGTCAAATTATTTTTGGATAAATGTACTCCCCTTCTCAATTCTTTATCTAGTCATGTTTAATAAAGAAAGTTACTGAGGACAGTATTGTGTTTTGCATTCAAGTTAAAACTCAGATCTTCAAAAAAGTACAATGAAGTGTACACTTGATGTATATTTTGCAAGGGTTTCAAATCCATTGCACCAAGATTGAAAACAGCATCTGCGTGCTCAATATGAATGGAGAGATCCTAACAACAAACCGAAATATAATTGCTTTTCATAACATTACAAGTGAGGATTGTCAGTTTACTTAATGTTAAGTAATAATGCTTCAGTGTGTCAGTTTACCTATTATGTGTTATTAGCACAATGTTAATTGATAATTTTGTTTTGAAATGTAATTTGTGGTACTGgaatttcatttaattttccaGATTAATACAATAGTTTGGAAATTTGTTAATTATCTGTACTTCTAGTTATTTTGAAAAGCATATGTGTGATGGTTGTGTGAAAAAGATCGAACTGCCAACAATTTTTCTATTTCTTCATAGGTGCGATTGTTGTCAAGCAGTTCTATTAGGGATTGAACAGCAAGTCCTTCGTGTAAATCAGTACAAAGAGGGCCACAGAAAAACTCAGCAGCAGGTAGAAACAGAGgtgagttttgaaaataattaagaCTCTAATGTATTAATCATATATTTGCAGATCATGTGCAATTCATTTAATGtgatctatttaaaacagattcTTAATAAGAATTTGATAGCAAACTTTAACAGATAAAAGTTCATTATACAACTGTATCAAACGTTTTTAATCAAATAATTTGTAATTATTTTAGTTATCCTATTACACTTTGCTGTATTTTTGTAgataaataaattttatttaagTGGGATTCTGGATAACAAATTGGATTAGATAAATTAGACAAATACATCCTGAATCAATGGAAAGTACATTCAATTGCTCTGGGGCAAGGAGTGTACTAATTTTGGTGTTAATGGACTGAGCTAACTGCCAGCAAGTTCAATTACCTTTTAACTATCAAATGGACATCTGTAACTCAATTGTCTTTCAGACTTTGGTTTGGAGGGATTTAATTTCTATCCACTCAAAGCCCAGCCACAAATAGCCATAATTTTATCATTCTATCACAGCTTGGAAATaagccctttgacccaacttGCCGATGCCAAATAAACTGCCTAACTGAGCTAGTctgatttgcctgcatttggctgcTGTACCCATAAGTCTTTCCTGCCTTTCTAAATAtcatttaaatgttgtaattgtacccatctcTACCACTTTGTCTGGCAGGTGGTTTCACATATTCCCTGGataccctttaaatctttcccatgTCAGTCCTCTCAGAATCTACTGTGATTCACTTATTTTTCCATACACCAGTCTAAATCTCTTCTCAGAGCAACCTATTTATTCTGATATCCAAGCCTAATACATCAACACCCTTCTATTTTCTTTTCAAACTTGCATGTTGATCACACATAATAAAGCATGGTAACAGCCTCTTGGCTAATTCTTCCATGCCGACTAAGAGACCCATATACCTCTACATCTTTTCTCACCATAAGTATTTCCAAATGTAAATGTATTTGCCTCACCCACTTCCTCGGCCAACATGACCATCACCCTCTGTTGACCCACAGTTTCCTCTTTACTCTCTTGCCTTAAATCTATGCAGATTATTGATTTAATCTCCCTTATTTGGGAAAAGTGCTGAGACAACTCATTTTATCTATGCCCCTCTTGGTTTTATATACCACATCCCTCAATCTCCTGTATTCCATGGAGTAAAAGGCccaacctatccagtctctcttcaTAACCTTCCAGTCCATGCAGCATCTTTCCAACTCTCTTCTTGACTCTTTCCAGCttattacatccttcctatggtatggtgaccagaacagcacataatattccaagtgtggtctcactagtGCCCTAGCTCTTGCACTCACTGCCCTATCTGATGTGGACAAGTGTATCCAACATCATCTTCACTACTTTGTCCACTTGTGTCACCAATTTAAGAGAACTATATATTTGTACCCTTtgttctctgttctacaacactgtcTGGGGCTCTGCCTGTTACAGTGGAATTCCTGTCTTGATTTATCTTACCAAAATGCAACCCTTTGAACGTGTCCTGGTTAAATCCAATTTGCCATTCCTCACTCCTTTCCCAGCAGATCCTTGGATAACCTTCACTGTCCACACTAGCACCAGCATATGTATCTCTAATTTTGTTTATGCTTATCTAATAAGCATAATATGCAGTCTATTTATAATAATAGTAGGATgaagttagattatgagaacactcagtcctcttttattgtcatttagaaatgcatacatgcattaagaaatgatacaatgtttctccagagtgatatcacagaaaaacaggacaaaccaaagactaacactgacagagccacataattataacata
Protein-coding regions in this window:
- the LOC134345284 gene encoding COP9 signalosome complex subunit 7b-like yields the protein MAGESKATSNPLEQFILLSRNAKGSALTTLINQVLEAPGVFVFGELLETPNIQELANGSHAAYFELLNLFAYGTYPDYLANKGNLPELTLAQKNKLKHLTIVSLAARMKCIPYSMLLKDLDIKNLRELEDLIIEAIYTDIIQGKLDQRNQLLEVDFCIGRDLQKQDISNIVKTLHEWCDCCQAVLLGIEQQVLRVNQYKEGHRKTQQQVETEVANIKKTLKATASTSAQDPDQHPMDRDTPQLVEQRPSIKKLSKAKSLSSSRH